The Mycteria americana isolate JAX WOST 10 ecotype Jacksonville Zoo and Gardens chromosome 2, USCA_MyAme_1.0, whole genome shotgun sequence genome contains the following window.
gcAGTTTATAGATTTGTACGTGAGGAGGACATGTGCAGTCCCTCTGGAGTGTGGAGATCCCAGTTGCTCACAGGGACACCTTTGGTATTAACTGAAAAAACAGTGACGTTTGTGGTGGACTCTGTGATGCCGAGGAGTGTGGAGCATTGCCGTGCCATTTGGGATCTGTTTTCAAATGAGGGCTTCTCCAGGTACCTAAAGTTAGTAGCAGGGGAATTTAAGTTTTCCAGCTGTACATCACCAGAAGCATGGTATGGCTGGGGAGGTGAATTACAACCAGACCCTATGATCCACATTCTTGGGAAGCTGGGTTGTACataattttttccaatttttctggAGGTTGAAAAGTGACAGGCAAGACAGACTGAGTGCAATCATGATGCAGCCAACAGGCCATCCCCTGTGGTTGATCTGTTGGCTTCTTCTTTTCACCTCTTCCCATTCTTGCTTGCTCGTTTGAGCACGTAAGCTACACGTAAGCAAGAAATTCCTCTCTAATCATGGCACCTTCAGTAACCACAAATACAAACTGTGCGTGCAGATGCCAAGCATCTTTAGTTAGCTGTGACCCCTTTGACATTGCTGGAGTAATGGATGCAATCTTTTTCATCAGGGGCTCCAGCTTTGAAGACAAGAAGAGACATTATTCTAGTACGTTACATTATTGGTAGGGAAAATGGAGTTGCTATCACTGAATTTCCTTCACAGTGAGACGTGTGTGCCATGCAGCTCTCTTTGCAGATGACAAGAGGATGGTGTAGTTGCTCGAATGCCAGTGAAGACATAATTTAGCTTATGGAATCTGCACAGATGATCATGCATGAGATGGAAAATACCACTTGGCATAAGAGATCAGCAGTGAAAACCATTTGTAGCCAGACTTTCTGACCCTAGAAGCCACATAAAAATCTGTAGGTGGCTGACAGCTATGCTCTCACTTTCATACTGTGCCCCCAGACTTGACTCCACAAGCTTGCCTTGCTCCTGTGCCCTCACTGCTTCCCCCAGGATCCCAGTGCTACTGCAGTTGCCCTTAACATCACTTATGCTTTTGGGACACCACTGCAGTCCCTCTTCATCTGCTGGGCACCTTCCATActtttgccttttggtttttttgtaactAATTTTGGGCCATGGCTTTGTAGTCCCATGCAATCTCTGAACCTAACCAGGGGGATAAAAACTTCTTGTATAGCTGGGACTGTACTCTACCCATTGACCGTGCTGCACTCTCCGGTTCTTGGGGTTGGGCTCCAAGGGGGAAGATGCAGCTGACTGGCCTGATCAGTTATCTGTCAGATACCTGTGATCAGCCCATCAGCCTCTGGagtgggaaaagagagggaacaCTGCATAGTGGGTAGAGACAGGGACATGATGGAAGGAAGCATGCCTCCTGTGCTGAAAAGGAGACCgtgcttcagctgcagcttcaTGCCATAGCACCTCCTGTCTTTTTTCTCAGCATCCCATGACATCACATCCCAAAGAAAGAGGATCTTCCAAAACACCAGCAATATTTATCCAGTTGTTATAGCTAGAAGAGCACTTTCTGCCCAATGCCTGTGGTGGTTGGCTTAGGGAACCAAAATGGTTTTTAGGATCATATCgttctttattttcctatttctgctTGTTCGtgaatgacaacaacaacaacaaaacctaaaAATCCTTTCCTGTCTCGTATCACTGAAAAGTCCTTATGATCTGTGATCCAGCGAAGGCCAGTGTGGTACTGAGtgcagagagctgctgcagaTTCTTCCCATCAGTGTTTGACCACAAGCAAGACAAGTGAGGATGCTGTGTGTGAGTCTGGGGGTCTTAGGCTGGCATGGACCTGGGTGATATTGTTCTATAGACTTTATTTGTGGCCCTCATTGCTGTGATTTGGGACAAAAATCATCCCATCAAGACATTTATATTAAATACATCAGGTCATCGTCTGGTCTTTATCATGTGAGATCTTGCTTGATGAATAACCATCAGGAAAAGGGTGACATTTTTGATCCTTCCTCAACAGAAATGTTTAGGAATTCACCTGAAAAGTGTGACATTTTTGATCCTCCTCAACAGAAATGTTTAGGAATTCACCTGAAAATGTCTGTGAATTCAGGCAAAATTCGAAGTAAAAGCTTTGTGATATTGGAGCAACCTGAACAAAGATACTTGGCTGTCACAGGTAATTTTTGTGGTGCTAGAGAGTAATCTTTGAAACACCCTACTGAAATCTAGATACACAATGTATGGAGAAGGCATCTGATGAACAAGCAGGGAgtgagtctctctctctctcattcggAAGATAAAAATTTCCAGGAAGAGCGTCATCAACAAGGGGCTCTGCTAACTTCATCTTGGTGAAGATGCAAGGTGATCTGGACGGTTGAATGTGTCTGTGCTTGAAATACTATAGGCAGGATACCTCCTAAGGCTGATTTTGGTCTCTGCTTTTGAGTCCTCGGCAGTGACTGGCCTCCAAGTGCAAGGGACTGGAAGCTGCTCCACTCTGACTTTTTTTATGGGAGCAGAGGCAGTGTGGAGGGCCAGTGACAAACTAATGTAATGACTGAAGGGTAAGGACAAACTAATGTAATGACCGAAGGGTAATGACTGAAGAGCTGCCAAGTGGACTCTGAAAGTCTCTATACCATAGTAGAAACCACTTTTATTTCCCCTTGCCCTTCTCTTCTGTTAAGTCTGTTAAATCAGACATCTTTAACTGTGTATATGATTGATTCTTTTTTTATGCATCTTTTGTTATCTTAGCATTATCCTAAACAACAAAAACTCTCAGTCTGTTTCACAGTGTCACTTTTATGCTGTTCTGTGTGATGGCTATACAATTTCCTATACTCCTGTATCTTGCTCTGAGGACACAACAGCGTAAGTTAATATTGAAAATAGTCTTGTCGTGGACTTTCTATGTGACTTGGCTAAGTCTGCAGGCTCTTTTTTCCAGGTGGGTAGTCGGAGGCACTAATGCTTCTTTACATCGCTCATTTCTTGTGGGGAGGAGTTATTAATCAAATACCTAATTTAGTAATATTGCATTCAGGTACTAAGATACAGTCTCTGCACCGTGCTTGCTGGAAAGGCAAACATCTGCAAGTACCTGACACCTGAAGCTCAGTAGAAGTCTCACCGTGTATTAAAAGCAAATGTGCTTTCCTTGAGGATTTCAGGATTTGTACATTTTCCTGCACTGTTGGATGCTTGTACTGAGTGAATGGTCTTGGGGGAGCATGAGAAGAGGAAGGCTTGAAAACCAGTTTAAATTGCAAGACTGTAAAGAATTATTTTGTGTGATCTTCCCTCTGTGGTTTTATTGCCCTGCAAGATTTGACTTGTACGTTAGGTTTTCgatgtttgtatttgtattttagaaatgtacacaaaatgtctttttatagCACGCTGTTACCTGTGCTTGTACTATTGCTGTCATTTCCCTGTGccttcatttactttttaatttatttttcaggttttttatttgcagatttataattcatgtatttgttttaattctgtgtcTTCTGTCCCTTTCTCTGTCCGGTGTATATCTCTGATCTTTATTCCAACTTTGTTACCTTCTTCATTTGTTGTGTCCCAAGCAGGGAAAATTAGATAGATGCTCAAGAAGCCAAAAATCTTCCTTTTGGCATCACGAATATGCGGatcctagttttcttttttccttgttgcagTCACTAGGATGCCTGTGAGTCAAGAAAGTCCTTGCTGTAAGTTTGTTGGTGAAACCCAAACCTCAGATATCTCTTGGATCAGATATTCTGATCATGGAAGTAAACAAAGCTCCGTTTCCCCTGACTGATGCTCAGTCCTGTTGGGTTGCTTCCAGTTAATTCACTGAGAATTTGCTGAGCTTGATTCTTGCTCAGCTAAGTTTTGTTGACTGGGTTGTTAATTATAGGTTTAaacttgtattttctctttctaacaACTTACAACATCGtgtgtttttctccctctttatCCATTTACTTAGTTATCTCTTTCAAAGAGGCATTGCTTCATTAAACACTTTCCTGCTTAGTCGGTAATGAGCCTACTTCTTCCACTCTAAACACATTCCACtctaaatacattaaagaaaaagagcttCGTTTGTCTTCAGTGGGATGAAGATGTTCCACATTGTCTTTGGTGCGTGGGGCCTCTTTGATGCATGATCTTTGGTGGCATAGCTGTGCTGTAGAGGACTCAGCAGGATCCATGGTGTAATTCCAGGTtggcaggggtttttttagcctgTAATGAAGCGAATATGATGTTTAATCATCACAGTCTGGTGAGAACAGTGTGAGTTTTATGCTTCTACAAAATTAAGCATCCAGTTCAGCTCTTTGCTCTTTCACCCCGGTCTATTCCTGTGGTCGGACTCCAGTATCGTTGGTAAGCCACTGTATACAAGTAGTCAGTGGTGAGATGCTTATTCTGTGATGGTGAGCTGGACCACTCATCTACTCTTTTGGTGCAGCTCAGTAGTGAGACACGTAAacatgaagggaaaagaagataGGTGGCTGTTTTgcggcagcacccagggctgcgggagggaggaGCAGATTGCCAGCTCAGAGCTGCCAGGgggagcagctgccagctccagctTGGCCTTCGAATGGGCTGCACATTTTAGCAAATACTTAGCACTTTTGGGCAGGCTGGGAAAAAACTTCTGTAACTTGTCTCCTTCAGTAGCAGATTGCTGCCTGATCTGAAGACCAAGCACTGCAGTGACCAAAGAGCCGCAGGGAGAAATGGCAAGGATGCACCCAGTGCAGCGGGCTTCTTTCACGTAAACCCTGTTTCTTCCAGAGCGGTCCTGCAGGACTCTCTGTTGATTGAGGAGGTGCTGCCTCACCTCCGTTTTCTCATAGGGAGCTTTTCATGCTCTGCTTACTTCCGTTCTTAATGGTTCATATTTCCAGGGTTAACTTCACAATTTCTCATTGCTAACAATTtcgtttctttttaattttagagtAGAAGATTTCCATGTTATGGAGTCCAAGTGTAAACTTTCTGTTTAGGTTCCTGGGCCATCTCTCTCAATCGATAGATAAGTTGAAGAGCAGTGGCGATACACGACTACTCTTTGCAGTAGTTGCAGTGAGAGTGTGCTGACCGTTTGCCATTCCTGAGCTATAGCAATGGAGTAATCACACATAATATACATGTTATTaagatgttttagttttttttctgtggggttGCTGACGTACTAAGCCTCAGCAAAAGGGTTAAATAAAACTTGAGCTATAGGTTTGAAATACTGCATGATCCATATTACTGTGATGTGACAGAAACTGCAGTTAGTATATGAGTTCTGCAGGCAAAAATGATTGCaatgcaatttcttctttttcctgtaaaatcaCAGATATCCTCCTTGCAGGGATTTTGTTGTTCGGTGGACTACACTgtgggtttggggaaaaaaaaatcatttatatgTAAATACAACCTGAAGGCTGCAAATGTCCAAGCTGCTACAAAGACAGAGGGCATgtacatgaaaacaaatggaCCTGTTGTGGTTAGAAAATTCATAGTTTACtgtaataggggaaaaaaataaatgagcttGTCTCTGAAACCTTATAGGTCAGCATTTCAGACTTCTGTATTTGTGCTCCaattaaaggagaaaatggaaaagcttctggatatttactatttttaagcCAACTTGAGAGGGGAGAAGCAGaaacaatattttccaaatgttCTATTAGCAATTTACATGCcatgaataagattttttttttgtttggctcaTACATAGGTTTGTGTGAATTTTATTTGGTTGGCGGGGTGTGAGTTTTTGGCAAttctcacatttctttctttttctctatgttaaatgaaaagaaaattttcagaaaactggaagcagaaattatttctatgGGTCTCACAGCAGTGTCTCACAAAATGCTGGGAGGTACAGGAAATCCAGCGgtcaaaagcagaagagaaggagggggagaaaacaaGGAGATGGTGGATGTTTGTAGTGTCTTGCAGCAGCATTTGGTttacttaatttttgtttcttgatatAGTAAAAATACTTCCTTGCTGAAGTACTTTGATTTGGACTTAAAATcgtataaagtattttgagataaGTTCACATTAACCACCACAAATTCCTCACTTACCCCAACTTACTGTTGCTGGAGATCCAACTCTTAGCTCCTATTAATGCATCTTCTGCTTTAGCAAGGGAAACATAATTTAGTTTTATAGCTGTTTTAGAAAAGTCTGTGATAAAAACAAACCAGTGCCTCCTCTAATAAGTATTAAAGCCCAAACCTGTGCAATTTGTAATAAGTGTAGTCTGTCCTCTTAAAAATGTACTGGGGATTTACGTACTAAACTCAGATTAATGCTAATAGTAGTTACCTAAATAAATCCTCTGGTGCACTGATAGGATAATAGATCATTTATTCAGTGTTGCAGTTCACATTGACTccattttattgctatttttttttaatgaaaacaaaattgggATTGGAGTTTATGGTATAAGgaacttgttttccttcctctctgtagGTGTGCTTCTAAGAAGAGTATTGACCATGAGGAAGCCCACATGTTAGTCAGTTTTTACTAAtcccacagaagaaaatgaagccaCGTTTCAGCTTTGCCGATCCTTTTCCTACCACTGTTGGCTGAATGAGAAATGGTCGTGTGATTATGCTGACACCCCAGCATGCATTTGGTAGACCTGTGGTTAACTCGTTCCCTCTCCATGTGTCTGCTCTTACAAAGTTTTGTCCTCATGATACTGTGCTTTCATTCTGCCAGTATGTGCCCGAAAGGCTGCCTCTGTTCTCACTCCGGAGGTCTGAATGTCAGCTGTAGCAATGCGAACCTCAAGGAAATACCCAGAGATCTCCCTCCAGAAACAGTCTTACTTTATTTGGACTCCAATCAGATAACATCTATCCCCAATGAAATTTTTAAGGACTTGCACCAACTGAGAGTCCTCAATTTATCAAAAAATGGGATTGAGTTTATAGATGAACATGCCTTTAAAGGGGTGGCAGAAACCTTGCAGACTCTGGATTTGTCCGACAACCGGATTCAAAGCGTGCACAAAAACGCCTTCAACAACTTAAAGGCCAGAGCCAGAATTGCAAACAATCCCTGGCACTGTGACTGCACGCTGCAGCAGGTGTTGAGGAGCATGGCCTCCAACCACGAGACGGCCAACAATGTCATCTGCAAAACTTCTGTGCTGGATGAACATGCGGGGAGACCGTTCCTCAACGCTGCCAACGATGCTGACCTCTGCAACCTTCCTAAAAAGACTACCGATTACGCCATGCTGGTCACCATGTTTGGCTGGTTCACCATGGTGATCTCCTA
Protein-coding sequences here:
- the LRRC3B gene encoding leucine-rich repeat-containing protein 3B; protein product: MHLVDLWLTRSLSMCLLLQSFVLMILCFHSASMCPKGCLCSHSGGLNVSCSNANLKEIPRDLPPETVLLYLDSNQITSIPNEIFKDLHQLRVLNLSKNGIEFIDEHAFKGVAETLQTLDLSDNRIQSVHKNAFNNLKARARIANNPWHCDCTLQQVLRSMASNHETANNVICKTSVLDEHAGRPFLNAANDADLCNLPKKTTDYAMLVTMFGWFTMVISYVVYYVRQNQEDARRHLEYLKSLPSRQKKPDEADDISTVV